The Glutamicibacter mishrai DNA window CACCCCGAGGTTGGCGGTGTATCCGCTGGAGAAGACCAGGGCTGCTTGGCGTTGGGTGTACTGGCAGAGCCCCGCTTCCAGTTCGCGATGCACACTCAGCGTTCCGGTGGCCACCCTACTGGCGCTAGCCCCGGCGCCGTGGCGCAGGGCGGCGTCCGCGGCTGCCCGCCGGACCAGATGGTGAGCGGACAATCCCAGATAATCGTTGGAGGACAAGTCGAAGAGCCCGGTTGCGGAAGTATCGTTGCGTTGCAGTCCCCGGCGCAGGCGAACCGTGGCGCGCGTCGCCAACCAGGAGTCCCAAGCCGGCTCAGCCATGGATCTGCTGTACGGCGCCAATCACACCGCGGCCCAGGGTCGCGAGCTGATCGGGGGTACTAATATAGGGCGGCATCACGTAGACCAGATCTCGGAAAGGGCGGACCCAAACCCCGCGCTGAACAGCAGCTTCGGTCACCGCGGACACCTGGACCTCGGATGCGAGCTGGATGACGCCCACCCCGCCTAGTACCCGCACATCTTTCACCTGCGCTAGGTCTGCTGCCGGTGCCAGATGCGCGCGCAAACCTGATTCTAGGGTGGCGACCTGATGGCGCCACGGACCATCATTGGCCGCGGTGCTGCGGTCCCCGGCGAGCAGATCCAGCGAAGCGCAGGCCACTGCGCAGGCCAGCGGGTTGCCCATGAATGTCGGGCCGTGCAGCAATGCCGAGCCGGTCGCTCCCTTCGCTCCGGCTAGGGCAGAAGCGATCCTCGAGGAGCAAAGCATCGCCGCGAGGGTCAGATAACCGCCGGTCAGCGCCTTGCCCACACACATGATGTCCGGTTCGATACCCGCATGCTGCACCGCAAACAATTGCCCGGTTCGACCGAAACCGGTGGCAATTTCGTCGGCGATCAGCACCAGGTCGTACTGGTCGGCCAGCTCGCGCAGGATGCCCAGCACCGCAGGGGGATAGATGTGCATACCGCCTGCGCCCTGTAACACCGGTTCGCACACTATCCCGGCCAGCTGCCCGGCGTTAGCCGCGATCAGTTCACGCGTCTCTTGCTCCCATTGTGCCAAGCGGGCGACAGAGTATTCCCAGTCGCCCTGTGCATTGCGGCGCGCCGCCGGTGGCTTGGGCAGGAATAACTCGCTGGGGGAACGTTGAGCGAACGCGGAGTGCATGCCGTCTACCGGATCGCAGATGCCCATGGCCGCGAAGGTATCCCCGTGGTAGCCGCCGCGCAGCGCGGCAAAGCGGTGGCGCTCGGTGTGGCCCATGGCTTCCTGATATTGCAGGGCGAGCTTAAGCGCCACCTCGACGCTGATCGAACCGGAATCGGCGAGGAACACATGACGCAACCCATTAGGGGTCATCTCGACCAGGCGTTCAGCCAGTTCGATGGCCGGTTCGTGGGTCAAGCCACCGAACATCACGTGGCTAAAACGCTCTAACTGGGTGCGGACCGCGGCATCCAGTACCCGGTGGCGATAGCCGTGCACCGCAGACCACCATGATGACATTCCGTCGAGAACCTCGTGGCGAGTGCCTGCGGCATCTTCCAAGACTAGTTGGGTTCCGTTCGCCTCGAGCACCGCATAGTGGGCTCCGGCATCCAGAGGTGCGTAGGGGTGCCAAACTAGGCCGACATCGCGCGATAGCAGGTTCGTTCCGGTGGTGATCATGCGTTCGGATTCTGTGCGGTCCCGGCGCCACGGCGGCGAAGAACCGGTTCGGCCGTGTCAGTGCCACAGCACGAGGGGGCGCTGCCAGATTTCGGGGAGACAGTGGCGGACCCGCAAGAACTGGCGCAGCCAGGTGATTGAGCATTGTCCTTATCACAGGGGTCACCGGTGGGTTGAACGGTGGTTTCGGACAGGGGATTGACCTGCTGCTTCGTGTCGTGGTCGGTTTGACCGAGGACCACGAACCCCGCGTCACCGATCATCGCCAGATCATCTTTTGCATCCTGGCCTTCGCTGGTCAGGTAGTCGCCGAGGAAGAGCGAGTTAGCTACTTCCAAGGCGGTGGCCTGCAAGGAACGTAGATGCATTTCTCGCCCTCCAGCCATACGCACTTCCTTGTCGGGGCAGACCATGCGAACCACAGCCAAAATACGCAGGCAGGCAAGTGGCGTGAGGTTCCATGTTCCTTGGAGCGGGGTGCCGTCAAAGGGCATGAGGAAGTTGACCGGAATGGAGTCCGCGTTCAAGTCACGTAAGGCGAAAATGGCCTCCACTAATTGTTCGGGTGTT harbors:
- the bioA gene encoding adenosylmethionine--8-amino-7-oxononanoate transaminase, which produces MITTGTNLLSRDVGLVWHPYAPLDAGAHYAVLEANGTQLVLEDAAGTRHEVLDGMSSWWSAVHGYRHRVLDAAVRTQLERFSHVMFGGLTHEPAIELAERLVEMTPNGLRHVFLADSGSISVEVALKLALQYQEAMGHTERHRFAALRGGYHGDTFAAMGICDPVDGMHSAFAQRSPSELFLPKPPAARRNAQGDWEYSVARLAQWEQETRELIAANAGQLAGIVCEPVLQGAGGMHIYPPAVLGILRELADQYDLVLIADEIATGFGRTGQLFAVQHAGIEPDIMCVGKALTGGYLTLAAMLCSSRIASALAGAKGATGSALLHGPTFMGNPLACAVACASLDLLAGDRSTAANDGPWRHQVATLESGLRAHLAPAADLAQVKDVRVLGGVGVIQLASEVQVSAVTEAAVQRGVWVRPFRDLVYVMPPYISTPDQLATLGRGVIGAVQQIHG